GTGACCGAGGTCTCGCAGGACACCTGGATTTATTTCCCCTGGGACACGGGACTCTCCTTTCAGGCGCCGATCCACGCGCCCGCGCGCCGCACGCGACGGGGGTGAATTTCCCGCTTGGCGCCCGCGCGGGCCGGGGCCTATAAAGTTGCGCTCACGCGGCATGCGGGCGTGGCGAAACTGGTAGACGCAACGGACTTGAAACAATTTGAGTGCCCGGCGGGAAACCGCCGGCGTAGAACCGCTCAAAGTCGGGGAACCCTCGAAAAGTGGCGATCCCGAGCCAAGCCCGCCGTTCCGGCGGGAAGGTGTAGAGACTAGACGGGCGGCGCCTAACGCGCGCGACAGCGCGCCACGGCGAAGGGATAGTCCAGACCCCAAACCCGCGCCAGCGGGGCGGCGAAAGTCGTGGCGGGTAAGAAAATCCGTAGGGCCGCAAGGCCTGTGCCGGTTCGATTCCGGCCGCCCGCACCACATTACCGAGTGCATTTTTTCGCGTGCCGATTTGAGCGAGCTAATGGCAGTTTGCTCTCAAGGCGCAGATTGAGAGTTTTACTTGACTGTTTCTAATGAGAAGTTGTCGATGGCCTTCAATGCTGCTTGCAAGCTTTACGGCTAACCGCGCATGAGCACAATCGATCGTCCCGCCTTGAAAGAAATCGTCTGGCATCAAATGCGGCAAGATTTGCAGTCATTGATACCGTGGTTCGCAAATAAAGAATTATTGCTGTGTCCGGCCTGTTGTCGTCCCCTTACGTTCGATGATTTCTCATTAGAACACATCATTCCAAAGCAAGCTTTGGCGTGTGACCCCCCGGATGTACGCGCCGCCATCCCGCAAAACGAACGCAGCGGGATGACTTTGTTATGCCGGAAGCCTCTTGTCATCAAGGGCAGAAGAATACCTGGTTCCGGTTGCAATAGCTGGAAAGGTAAGCACTACGATCCTTTTCTTCGTGAGCTTATTCGAAGCGTCAACCCTATAATAGCGAAGTTTAATTCGAGGCATCAATTAGCCTTGTTTTCAGCTGGCTACCTTGGATTATTCCGCCAATTTGGTTACCAGATTGCACTTTTGCCCGCTGGCCTGCTTATGAGACATCAATTTTTTCACCCGAACAGGTTTCTTCGCGAAGTCCCACTGGACTGCCAAATGATTCTGGCAGGAGAGGCTTTGTCCGCGTATGATAGCGACTCTCGAAAGTATTGGAGTGAACCGTTCAAGATCACCGTGGATGGATACTCAGCGCTCCTCATATTACGAAATATGGCCTTTAGGCTACCCTTATCGCGCGATCCCCTGGTGCCCATTGCACGAGCGCTGCCCTACGCACCGTCGAAATACGTCTTTAGACCTGATCTGAGGACGGTTTTCGAGTTATAAGGTGCCGTTGGCAGTAATCGCCAGAGATATTTTATCCTTTAGATGATTAGCTGTTTTATGGCATGTAATTCTTCGCGCGACCGTTACAGCTTTGCCACGCCTTCTCGTCATTGCGAGCAAAGCGAAGGAATCCAGAGGCCGTGATGTGACTCTAGATTGCTTCGCTTCGCTCGCAATGACGAGGGAGCGCATGACAATCAATGCTTAACTTGCTTATCTGCGTGTGATCATTCGGGGGCATAGCATGACCAGCCTGCATGACTTGCGTCGCGTCAAATCCATCGACGCGCTCAGATCCGAAACCGCGACGTCATCCACGGGCTTTCGGCGCGTGCTGGGCGTGTGGCAGCTCACCAGCATTGGGCTCGGCGGGCTGATCGGCGTCGGCATTTTCGTGCTGACGGGGGTGGTCGCCGCGACGCAGGCCGGGCCGGCGGTGGCGCTGTCCTTTCTGATCGCGGGCGTCGCCAGCGGCGCGGCGGCGCTGTCCTATGCCGAATTCGCCGGGCTCATCCCTGTCGCGGGCAGCGCCTATACTTATTCCTATGCGGTGCTCGGCGAGCTTGTCGCCTGGATCATCGGCTGGGATCTGCTGCTCGAATATGCGCTGGTCGTCGCGGTCGTCTCGATCGGCTGGTCGGGCTATTTTCAGGCCATGCTGTCGCAGCTCGGCCTGCCGCTTCCCGACTGGGCCGCCGGCGCGCCTGGCACAGGACCGGGACACGTCGTCGATCTGATGGCGGCGCTGGGGGCGCTCGGCGTCGCGGGGCTGCTGACGCTGCGCATCGAATGGGGCGCGCGATTCAACACGGCGATGGTCCTTCTCAAGATCGCCGCCGTGATCTTCGTCATCGTGGTCGGCCTCCCCTATGTGCGGGTCGAGAACTGGCGGCCGTTCATGCCCTTCGGGTTCTCGGGCGTCGCGGAAGGCGCGGCGGTCGTCTTCTTCGCCGTCTTTGGCTATGACACGCTCACCACCGCCGCCGAGGAGGCCCGCAATCCGCAGCGCGACCTGCCGCGCGCGGTCCTGCTGTCGCTCGTCGTCGCGCTGACGCTTTATGTGGTCATGGCGCTGGTGCTGACCGGCATCGCGCCCTATCCCACGCTCGACAATCCCGCGCCCGTGGTCACCGCCTTCGCGGCGCTGGGCCTGCCCTGGGTCGCCTTCATCGTCTCCGTTGCGGCGGTCGCCGGCATCACTTCGGTGATGCTGGCGTTTCTTCTCGGCTGCGCGCGCATCTGGTTCGCCATGAGCCGCGACGGCCTGCTGCCCGAGTGGTTCTCGGTCCTGCATCCGCGCTTTCGCACGCCGCACCGGCCGACGCTCATCGCCGGCGCGCTGACGGCGGTGGTCGCGGCGCTCTATCCGATCAGGGAGGTCGCCGAGCTGGTGAACATCGGCACGCTCTCCGCCTTCGTCGTGATCTGCGTCGCGGTGATGGTCCTGCGCCGCACCCAGCCCGACGCGCCGCGCAGCTTCCGCACGCCTTTCGTGCCCCTCACGCCGATTGTCGGCGTCGGCTTTTCACTCTGGCTGCTGTCGCGGCTTCCGGCGATCGCCTGGGAGCGTTTTCTGATCTGGCTGCTGATCGGTCTTGCCGTCTATTTCCTCTATGGCCGCCATCACAGCAAACTCGCGCGCATGACCGATTAAGGCACGCCCAGCCGCTGGCGCAGCGCATGCGCCGGCGCAAGGCTGCTCCTGGCCGGTCGCGACATCGGCGGCGCGCCCGTCCTTGTGCGGCTCACCAGCACGTCCAGCTTGCGGAACAGAAGCTCGATGTCGCGCCGCAGCGGCATGAAAGCGGCGTCGAAATCCATGTTCT
The DNA window shown above is from Methylocystis echinoides and carries:
- a CDS encoding amino acid permease; this translates as MTSLHDLRRVKSIDALRSETATSSTGFRRVLGVWQLTSIGLGGLIGVGIFVLTGVVAATQAGPAVALSFLIAGVASGAAALSYAEFAGLIPVAGSAYTYSYAVLGELVAWIIGWDLLLEYALVVAVVSIGWSGYFQAMLSQLGLPLPDWAAGAPGTGPGHVVDLMAALGALGVAGLLTLRIEWGARFNTAMVLLKIAAVIFVIVVGLPYVRVENWRPFMPFGFSGVAEGAAVVFFAVFGYDTLTTAAEEARNPQRDLPRAVLLSLVVALTLYVVMALVLTGIAPYPTLDNPAPVVTAFAALGLPWVAFIVSVAAVAGITSVMLAFLLGCARIWFAMSRDGLLPEWFSVLHPRFRTPHRPTLIAGALTAVVAALYPIREVAELVNIGTLSAFVVICVAVMVLRRTQPDAPRSFRTPFVPLTPIVGVGFSLWLLSRLPAIAWERFLIWLLIGLAVYFLYGRHHSKLARMTD